The Dermacentor albipictus isolate Rhodes 1998 colony chromosome 2, USDA_Dalb.pri_finalv2, whole genome shotgun sequence genome has a segment encoding these proteins:
- the LOC135899791 gene encoding protein broad-minded-like, with translation MSYRKQREELKKAITRHLSIDIEQCITQSDVRTVEHIVAQVARAETWRKFQKSYLLRMDPNEEGEEKDFIAQSRRETVGTPKRNLVRQDSTTSIASILSESSLMGGNVALYADHIREVCNLIRSPSPSSKLHAIDILNNVSNYENLVASGEWPVLEEWIRSLLLHPSTVIKRETLRLFWTMLSSGGVVFEQTYTSLLLAARDQVCKHNSSAPSSKLRGRPGGPVDVVELLNVYHRNLPRQWLRFPRKAIRHVIEQALALMDDSIYDDFSRIWKSFASADTQATWLGSWLHGAESRAVVFECLADHTNILLHALQLVTNYKKFPDLCQRDAASHVYAACVLLRVLMYRAGRELFDSLSSGGNTEKTWFDVFIKVVLFSKVLWGSKFENFPLLLNVMTRAVSLICSLTESPILPQQAEALISSLVDSSRSSSNGQCSTHILSECLGAMCLSASGLVLITNCTYKACKVPQIILSSTKRAIERRSEHGLCTRCVSNFLRASGRIVQDPGHLLSGKCAGVVRLLSCASELTAVADEELKKSLTSFVKALLTTSLGTALLCVGTIPEAYEKIVLEITDVSEKVKYCTLHMPSHYSHNDLVLCAGCCIWSSKHELRSSPERVQEQLLHMMSPFRQCKILLGRSAQGSAESLWNAVTLLAPEQCLSEENLVVALNVLKGLVCCLKTYVFLHAKYCVCQKLRELIADFCNSEGKPITCEVTLKANEVEEKINSFSRGKPLTLPQVSQAFTGQKKARIIGLKYASNKKEDFEAVLADNGISAAGFSDIIDFEDSEKDSILSSTRSLTAEQKHGVQLTVECGLHLGLLSRESEDHAKNLEKLIHNGRHFYGSSCSKDSYDFLLATIFLLLRGNVTKSSQLHKFLCDRDCYALYFHDMDGICDTLVCASFCQLFVVILRDQLPRLYHAFKMYSYEPSNVLKHWIGQFFWDCLCFDEIAAVLLMVITLGAETLLYVCLSMLKHIEEQALQAANEFRFIAMLRETEMPDFKLASYVEYINSLLEEYESMVQKSLHMYAH, from the coding sequence ATGAGCTATAGGAAACAGCGCGAGGAGCTAAAGAAGGCTATCACGAGACATCTTTCCATCGACATCGAACAATGCATAACGCAAAGCGACGTGAGGACCGTCGAACACATCGTCGCGCAGGTAGCACGCGCGGAGACGTGGCGAAAGTTCCAAAAATCGTACCTGCTTCGCATGGATCCAAACGAAGAAGGCGAGGAAAAAGACTTTATTGCACAGAGCCGCCGCGAGACGGTGGGCACACCGAAAAGAAACCTGGTTCGGCAGGACAGCACAACGTCGATCGCGAGCATACTGAGCGAAAGTTCGTTGATGGGAGGTAACGTTGCCTTGTATGCCGATCACATTCGGGAAGTGTGCAACCTCATAcggtcgccgtcgccgtcttctAAGCTTCACGCCATCGATATTCTGAACAACGTTTCCAACTACGAGAACTTAGTCGCCAGTGGCGAGTGGCCCGTACTCGAAGAATGGATCAGGTCTTTGCTGCTGCACCCTTCGACGGTCATCAAGCGCGAAACGCTGCGTCTGTTCTGGACAATGCTGTCCTCTGGAGGCGTAGTGTTCGAGCAGACTTATACCAGCCTACTGCTCGCAGCTAGAGACCAAGTTTGCAAGCACAATTCGTCCGCGCCGTCATCAAAACTCCGCGGTCGCCCCGGGGGGCCGGTCGACGTTGTGGAGTTGCTGAACGTGTACCATAGAAATTTACCGCGCCAATGGCTGCGATTTCCGCGCAAGGCCATCAGGCACGTCATAGAACAGGCTCTCGCGCTCATGGATGACAGCATTTACGATGACTTTTCTCGCATCTGGAAGTCCTTCGCGTCAGCGGACACCCAGGCAACGTGGCTCGGCAGCTGGCTACACGGTGCCGAGAGTCGCGCTGTGGTCTTCGAGTGCCTCGCCGATCACACGAACATTCTGCTCCACGCCCTACAACTAGTCACCAATTACAAGAAGTTTCCGGACTTGTGCCAGCGCGATGCGGCGAGCCACGTGTACGCAGCTTGCGTCCTCTTGCGCGTGCTGATGTACAGGGCTGGCAGGGAGCTTTTCGACTCCCTCAGCTCTGGCGGGAACACAGAAAAAACGTGGTTCGACGTTTTCATAAAGGTTGTGCTATTCTCCAAAGTTCTGTGGGGATCCAAATTCGAAAATTTCCCGCTACTTCTTAACGTTATGACTAGAGCGGTGTCATTGATTTGCAGCCTCACTGAAAGTCCAATTCTCCCTCAGCAGGCTGAGGCCCTCATAAGCAGCTTGGTAGATTCAAGCAGAAGTAGCTCAAACGGCCAATGCAGCACGCACATACTGTCGGAATGCCTTGGCGCAATGTGCTTGTCGGCCTCCGGCTTGGTGCTCATCACAAACTGCACGTACAAAGCTTGCAAAGTACCTCAAATAATACTGTCCTCAACAAAGCGAGCAATAGAGAGACGCAGCGAGCACGGACTGTGCACTCGGTGTGTGTCTAATTTCCTGAGGGCGAGTGGCAGGATTGTCCAAGATCCGGGACATCTCCTGTCCGGGAAATGCGCAGGCGTCGTCAGGCTCCTGTCCTGTGCATCGGAGCTCACCGCCGTGGCAGATGAAGAGCTGAAAAAAAGTTTGACAAGTTTTGTGAAAGCCCTGCTTACTACCAGTCTAGGAACTGCTCTACTTTGTGTTGGAACCATCCCTGAAGCCTATGAGAAGATCGTGCTAGAGATCACGGATGTGTCTGAGAAAGTAAAATATTGCACACTGCACATGCCTTCGCACTATTCTCACAATGATTTGGTCCTTTGTGCAGGCTGCTGCATATGGAGCTCAAAGCATGAACTAAGGTCAAGTCCTGAAAGGGTTCAGGAGCAGCTGCTGCATATGATGTCACCATTCCGACAGTGCAAAATACTGCTTGGAAGAAGCGCTCAAGGCTCTGCTGAGAGCCTGTGGAATGCAGTAACCCTTCTTGCCCCAGAGCAGTGCCTATCGGAGGAAAATTTAGTGGTCGCTCTTAATGTGCTTAAAGGACTTGTATGCTGCCTAAAGACTTACGTGTTTCTTCACGCCAAGTATTGTGTGTGTCAAAAGCTACGAGAACTTATTGCCGATTTTTGCAACAGTGAAGGTAAGCCCATTACCTGCGAAGTGACGCTTAAAGCAAacgaagttgaagaaaaaataaattcattcagCAGAGGCAAACCTCTAACACTGCCACAGGTATCACAAGCATTTACAGGCCAGAAGAAAGCTCGCATTATTGGATTAAAATATGCCAGCAACAAGAAGGAAGATTTTGAAGCTGTCTTAGCAGATAATGGTATATCAGCTGCAGGGTTCTCCGACATCATTGACTTTGAGGACAGTGAAAAAGATAGCATCCTCTCATCTACTAGATCACTCACGGCTGAACAGAAGCATGGTGTTCAGCTGACTGTTGAATGTGGCCTccaccttggacttctgtcacGTGAAAGTGAAGATCATGCAAAGAACCTCGAGAAGCTCATTCACAATGGACGTCACTTCTATGGTTCGTCGTGCTCAAAGGACAGCTATGACTTTCTGCTGGCAACCATATTCTTGTTACTAAGGGGAAACGTGACTAAGTCTTCTCAACTCCACAAGTTCTTATGTGACAGAGACTGCTATGCTCTTTATTTTCATGACATGGATGGTATCTGTGACACTTTAGTGTGTGCCTCCTTTTGCCAATTGTTTGTAGTCATTCTCAGGGACCAACTGCCAAGACTGTATCATGCATTCAAGATGTACAGCTATGAGCCCAGCAATGTTCTCAAGCACTGGATAGGGCAGTTCTTTTGGGATTGCCTTTGCTTTGATGAGATAGCAGCGGTGCTGCTGATGGTGATAACCCTTGGGGCAGAAACACTCCTCTATGTCTGCCTGTCAATGCTAAAACACATAGAAGAGCAGGCATTGCAAGCTGCCAATGAGTTTCGCTTCATTGCCATGCTGAGAGAAACGGAGATGCCTGACTTCAAGCTCGCATCCTATGTGGAGTACATCAACTCGTTGCTTGAAGAGTACGAAAGTATGGTACAAAAAAGTTTACACATGTATGCACACTAG